The DNA sequence CTTTCTTCTTCCATTGTTGGTATACATATTCCTTGATTGTACGGTTGTCCTAAAGAGTAAGGGATAAAAGGCTCTTCCTTTTATGCCTTTTAATATATTAGTGGTAATTAAAATATGACAACTTACAGAAAAATATTCTTAGTTATGCAACCAAAAGAATTAGGGTACAAAATAATTCTATTTGATTTAGctgataaaccgcccgataatcgTTAATCTGATACCAATCCGCCTGCTATTTTATTGaatggctagcggattactatatttataatccgataaccgatAAGTCGAACCATTAAGCCTAATAACCCACCCAATCTGTCTGATAAGCACCCCTAGTTTGAAATTTTGTGGATAATCTGAGTGAAACTTTTGAAAAACAACATTTTagaattttttcaatttttgaaaaatttcaaaattcatttttCAGGcaaaaattggaatttttatcattgatttaaaaaaaaataaaaaaatttaaaaaaaaagtgaaaaaaaatcgtatatccaaacgggctcttagtttAATGATGGGAGCCAACTAATGCTTGGTATGGTGCGATTATTGTTTTTTAGTATGTGATCAATCAAATGATGCAATAGTTATGAAAAATTATTTGCTTTTATGTAGTCAATAAAAACTCCATAAATtatgaaaatttatatttttttacacCCAAGAGAATGTTATATTATCTATGGAGTTAATTTCACGTAAAGTCACTCAACTTACGGTATAATTGCGCTAAAATCGTTAAGCTTATTTTTCTAACTAGAAATTCACTCAATTTCTACTTTATTTCATACAATATCATTCTTGTATTATCTTGCCAACTTCACCAAAAAAATACAACCATTTTAAAAGTAAACATTCTTTTAAAGTAAAACAGCTCCAAGATAAGCTctcgtttggccatagattttgacttcaacttttttttaaaaaaaaataaaaatattgtttgtttatgaaatatgatcatgttttgaaaaaaaaatcaaaaaatttcaaattccCCAAAACTAGTTTAGGACAGTTTTTTGGTGACATTTTTtctttcactcacaaaacttcaacttctcttcaaataaaatgcaagtccaaacacaactttagctttcaaaaattatttttcaacaaaacttcaaaaactccttttcaagtttcaatcaaataTACGTCCAAACGCTAGCTTACCCATTactagtggtggcaaaatggttaaaagaataTAGGTTAACCACCCATATTATTCACTataaaatgggttggataatgaactttttaaaaacgagtCAAATATGGattagaaccatattatccattaagaaaatggataaccaatgggtttaacttttacatttgtaaaacttcaaattgggggttcctcgaGTTTGGGAGACTAAAAAAtttcccaaaagtgatcatattgaagaagtcatggataatatggttactcgtattatccgtcggttaacccatttttacccgtattaaatatgggtcggatcAGATGATTTATCTGTTTTCGACTCGAACCATATCTCACCCGACTCGTCCGTTTGTCGCTCCTACCTAATACCCAAAACCCGATTTTGGGTTTGAAGTTTCGGCCCTCGAATATTAGTTTTGCAATGTTTATGATGCAATCAGTGAAGATTGCAATGGAAATTCGTTAATCTAGGAGCTATTGCTCGAAGAAGATGGCAGCTAGATCAGGGTAAAACCAAGAAATTAGCTAGAAGAGAAATTAGAAGAGAGAAGAGTAGAATGATCTTATTTCATGAATGAATTCAATCACAATGTATCAGTGTATTTATATCACCGTCTAACAAACAACTCTACTAATTATAGCCTCTCTACAGTGCTCCTTCCCTCTAACTGTTTTAACTAACTTTCAACTAACTCGGAACCATTATAACTAACTGTTCTAACATCTGTAACTGACGCGATGCTAACTAACATGATACTAGCTGTAATGCTCATTTCTCCAACAATCGTATACTTGTATCAATACTCCCCGCTTAAAAATGATCCTTGTCCTCAATGATGGAATGCTAGGAAACGACGTTGTAATTCTGATAGATATTCCCAAGTTGCTTGTGTGGCATCAATACTTGCCCATCTAATTAAGACTTGGCATACAACTTTGTTACCCTTCTTAACCATTTGCCTCTCTAAAATAGATTCAGGAGTAGGGCAATGTGGACTGGAAAGATGGAAAACTTGAAGGTGGTTAATGGTAGTAGGAACCTCAAGGCACTTCTTAAGTTATGAGACATGAAAGGTAGGGTGAATTAGCACATCAACAGGAAGTAATAGTCTATAGGCAACTGCACCAATCTTCTCAACAATAAGATAGGGCCCAAAATATTTAGCTGCCAACTTATTGAAAGGTCGAGTAGCAACTGACACTTGTATGTAAGGTTGGAGCTTTAGGTAGATCCAATCACCCACACTAAAAGACCTGTCAGTCTTGTGTTTATCAGTAATGTCCTTCATTCTTTGTTGAGCTTGTGTGATATGGAATTTCAGCAACTGAATCACTACCTCTCTGGCTTCTAGGGACCTGTCAACCATCTAAGAAACAGCTTCACCAGGCAGGTAAGGAAGGTGAATGGGAGGTTTCTACCCATACAAAACCTCATAAGGGGTGCATCTGATGGCAGTGTGATAAGAGGTGTTATACCATCATTATGCTAATGACAAGTAGGAAGACCAACCATGTGGCTTATCAGAGTATAAACACCTTAAGTAAGTCTCCAATGTTCTATTCAAAACCTATGTTTGACCATCAGTCTGAGAGTAGTAAGTTGTTGATCTCTGCAATTGGACACCTTGGAGTGTGAAAAGTTCTTGCCAAAAACTACTGAGAAACGCAGGATCTCTACCGCTTGTTAATATAACATGCATGCCATAGAGTTTAAAAATGTTGTCTAAGAATCATTGAGCTACAGATTGAGTAGTATATGGATGGGACAAGGCCATGAAATGACCATACATACTCAACCTGTCTACCACAACCAAGATCACCTCCTTGCCATTGGACTTAGGTAGACTCACAATAAAATCCAAGCAAATATCAGTCCAAACTCCTTCAGGGATTGGTAGAGGCTGCAACAATCCAGGAGATGCAGCATCATCATATTTGTGCCTTTGACATATATCACATTTGCTGATGTATACCCTGGTATCCTGGCTAAGAGTCTTCCAAAAGAACATAGACTGCAATCTCTTAATGGTGGCATCCATACCATAGTGACCTCCTTGAGGAGTGGCATGTCATAGTTCAATGATAGTTGTTATTAATTGTATATCATCACCAACCACAAGCATGTCCTTCCACCTTAGTTGGCTGTTACACTAGGTATATGATTTATAAGGTTGATGTTGTAGCATAGTGATCACCAACTGCAGTGCTGGATCAATGAACCATGCATTTTGAATCTGAAGGACACAAGGAATCATTTGGAGTTAGCAAAGAGAGAGCTAAAAACTCAGCATATGGTTTCCTTAATAGGGCATCGACAACCCTGTTTTCCACTCCCTTTTTATACTCAATAGAGAAATCAAAAGCCATGAGCTTTGAGATACCAACTACCTGAAAATCACTATGAAGTTATGAACTTGCTGTTCCAAGAGATATTTTAGGGCCTTCTGATATGTCCTCATAATGAATGGTCTTCCCAACAGATAGTGAGACCATGTGGTAACAGTAAAGATGAGTGCCAACGGTTCTCTGTCATAGACTAACATTGCATGGTGTCTTGGAGCTAGAGGCTTACATCGATGTAAGCTATATGATGCCCTTGCTGCATTAGCACTGTTCCAATACCCTTCCCATTAGCATCAGTTTCCACAACAAAATATTTAGCATAATCTTGCATTGCTAAAACATGTGCAGAAACTAGTGCTTGTTTCAGCTGGTTAAAAGCTGCAGTGCATTCTTCAGTCCAAGAGAAACCTTCCTTCTTAAGTTGATCATGCAATGGTCTGCATATAGCACCAAACCCTTTGATGAACCTCATGTAGTATCCAACAAGTCCAAGAAATCCCCTCAATTATTTAATATTGCTAGGAATAAGCCAACTCTGTACATCCAGTATTTTCTTTGGATCAGTTGAAGCCCCCTCAGCACTAATAAAGTGACCTAAGTACTCCACCTTCGACACCCCAAATGCACACTTAACCATCTTAGCATACAATTGATAGTGTTGCATCAATTCAAAGACAACCTTCACATGCTCAACATGAGCATACATGCTTTTACTATAAATCAAAATGTTATCAAAAAATGCTAAGACTGACTTCCTCAATAATGGTTTAAAACCAGAATTCATAAGGCTTTGGAATGATGAAGGAGCACTAGTTAGCCCAAAAGGCATAActaagaactcatagtgaccttcatgagttttgaaagttgttTTGTAAGTGTCTTCTTTTACCATTCTCAGTTGGTGGTACCCTGCTCTAAGTTCTATCTTAAAAAACACAACTGCACCACCTaatttatcaagcaaatcttcaATAATGGGTATAGGAAATTTATCCTTAACTGTCACATGGTTCAACTCTCTATAGTCAATACACAACCTCCAACTACCATCCTTTTTCCCTACCAACACAACAAGTGATGCATAAGGACTAGTACTGTGTTGAATTA is a window from the Nicotiana tomentosiformis chromosome 10, ASM39032v3, whole genome shotgun sequence genome containing:
- the LOC138900421 gene encoding uncharacterized protein; translated protein: MDATIKRLQSMFFWKTLSQDTRVYISKCDICQRHKYDDAASPGLLQPLPIPEGVWTDICLDFIVSLPKSNGKEVILVVVDRSLEAREVVIQLLKFHITQAQQRMKDITDKHKTDRSFSVGDWIYLKLQPYIQVSVATRPFNKLAAKYFGPYLIVEKIGAVAYRLLLPVDVLIHPTFHVS